One window of the Triticum dicoccoides isolate Atlit2015 ecotype Zavitan chromosome 3B, WEW_v2.0, whole genome shotgun sequence genome contains the following:
- the LOC119281879 gene encoding cytochrome c translates to MASFSEAPPGNPAAGEKIFKTKCAQCHTVDKGAGHKQGPNLNGLFGRQSGTTAGYSYSTANKSMAVVWEEKTLYDYLLNPKKYIPGTKMVFPGLKKPQERADLIAYLKSATA, encoded by the exons ATGGCGTCGTTCTCGGAGGCACCCCCGGGGAACCCCGCGGCCGGCGAGAAGATCTTCAAGACCAAGTGCGCCCAGTGCCACACCGTCGACAAGGGCGCCGGCCACAAGCAAG GGCCTAACCTGAATGGTCTGTTTGGGAGGCAGTCTGGCACGACTGCTGGATACTCTTACTCTACGGCCAACAAGAGCATGGCTGTGGTTTGGGAGGAGAAAACACTGTATGACTACCTGCTTAATCCGAAGAAG TACATCCCTGGAACTAAGATGGTGTTCCCTGGACTGAAGAAGCCCCAGGAGCGTGCTGATCTCATCGCATACCTGAAGAGTGCCACAGCTTGA
- the LOC119281881 gene encoding B3 domain-containing protein Os03g0212300-like — MVILRSHRDTETAEMAQQLRDSPDLAGFEFYKLMASGTSWEKLPLPDKFVMELNGRALRDVKLRVEGGGARAWDVEVVANEYGHMHLGRGWKEFVRANGIQLGQLLVFCYDGAALLTVTVFEDSECGRHFCQREEEDDSAEEDESPPPALPGSESSSNDDVHGGGGGAAPSRFTVTLGQCHLGTKKKQYLNVPVEFSQSHGFTEKGRVVLRMRGQQWSVCLKHSNRRKGNARTRTALRYGWNRFRVDNGLHVGDICFFQLVHDAGGDDPVLSVEVRKADGTIVQ; from the exons ATGGTGATTCTGCGCTCTCACAG GGACACGGAGACGGCGGAGATGGCGCAGCAGCTGCGGGACAGCCCTGACCTGGCTGGTTTCGAGTTCTACAAGCTCATGGCTTCCGGAACGTCCTGGGAGAAGCTG CCGCTGCCTGACAAGTTCGTGATGGAGCTCAACGGCCGTGCGCTCCGGGACGTGAAGCTGCGGGTCGAGGGCGGAGGGGCGCGCGCGTGGGACGTGGAGGTCGTCGCCAACGAGTACGGCCACATGCACCTCGGCAGGGGCTGGAAGGAGTTCGTCCGCGCCAACGGCATACAGCTGGGGCAGCTCCTCGTCTTCTGCTACGACGGCGCCGCCCTGCTCACCGTCACGGTGTTCGAGGACTCCGAGTGCGGGAGACACTTCTGccagcgcgaggaggaagacgacagcgcCG AAGAGGACGAGTCTCCGCCACcggcgttgccagggagtgaaagcAGCAGCAACGACGACGtccatggcggcggaggcggcgccgcGCCGAGTCGGTTCACCGTGACGCTGGGGCAGTGTCACCTgggcaccaagaagaagcagtaccTG AACGTGCCTGTGGAGTTCAGCCAGTCGCACGGGTTCACGGAGAAGGGCAGGGTGGTGCTGCGGATGCGTGGGCAGCAGTGGAGCGTCTGCCTCAAGCACAGCAACCGGCGGAAGGGCAACGCCAGGACCCGCACGGCGCTGAGGTACGGGTGGAACCGGTTCCGCGTCGACAACGGCCTCCACGTCGGCGACATCTGCTTCTTCCAGCTGGTGCATGATGCCGGCGGCGACGACCCGGTGCTCAGCGTCGAGGTGCGCAAGGCGGACGGCACCATCGTCCAGTGA